In Afipia sp. GAS231, a single window of DNA contains:
- a CDS encoding DegT/DnrJ/EryC1/StrS aminotransferase family protein, translating to MPVPFADLQLQYRNIKPEIDEAIAAVIRDNAFIRGSYVDAFEHEFAAAAEVKCCVSCANGTDALYLAMAALKVGPGDEVITTAHSWISTSAMITHAGAAVVFCDTDGRTFTIDPKAIEAAITPRTVGIIPVHLYGQPAEMDAIMAIARKHRLWVIEDCAQAHLARYKGQMVGTFGSAATYSFYPGKNLGAMGDAGAVVTNDDELAEHMTILARHGGLVKHQHRIEGINSRLDGMQAAILSAKLPHLVDWTAARQKAADVYNAGLNQIEDVIVPQVAPDRTHVYHLYTIKHPRRDALAAYLNANGVQTAINYPTALPFLAAYQRLGHRLEQFPNAFGDQGRVLSLPMFAEITRKQQDEVIDRVHAF from the coding sequence ATGCCAGTACCCTTTGCCGATCTGCAGCTCCAATACCGGAACATAAAGCCGGAGATCGACGAAGCTATCGCCGCTGTGATTCGCGACAACGCGTTCATTCGCGGGTCCTATGTCGATGCTTTCGAACATGAATTTGCCGCCGCCGCCGAGGTCAAGTGTTGCGTGTCCTGCGCCAACGGCACCGATGCGCTCTATCTCGCCATGGCGGCGTTGAAGGTCGGTCCGGGCGACGAGGTCATCACCACGGCGCATTCCTGGATCAGCACGTCCGCGATGATTACCCACGCCGGCGCGGCCGTGGTGTTTTGCGACACCGACGGCCGCACATTCACGATCGATCCGAAGGCGATCGAGGCCGCGATCACGCCGCGCACCGTCGGCATCATTCCCGTGCACCTGTACGGACAGCCCGCAGAAATGGACGCGATCATGGCGATCGCACGCAAGCACCGGCTTTGGGTGATCGAGGATTGCGCGCAGGCGCATCTGGCGCGTTACAAGGGTCAGATGGTCGGGACGTTCGGCAGCGCGGCGACCTATTCGTTCTATCCGGGAAAAAATCTCGGTGCGATGGGCGACGCCGGGGCCGTCGTCACCAACGACGACGAACTGGCCGAGCATATGACCATACTGGCGCGCCACGGCGGCCTAGTAAAGCACCAGCATCGGATTGAGGGTATCAACAGCCGGCTCGACGGCATGCAGGCGGCGATCCTGTCGGCCAAACTGCCGCATCTCGTGGACTGGACCGCGGCGCGCCAGAAGGCCGCCGACGTCTACAATGCCGGCCTCAATCAGATCGAGGATGTAATCGTGCCGCAGGTCGCGCCGGACCGCACCCATGTCTATCATCTCTACACCATCAAGCATCCGCGCCGCGATGCGCTGGCAGCGTATTTGAACGCCAATGGCGTGCAGACTGCGATCAACTATCCGACCGCGTTGCCGTTCCTCGCCGCGTACCAGCGGCTTGGTCACCGTCTTGAGCAGTTTCCCAATGCATTCGGCGATCAGGGCCGAGTTCTCTCGCTGCCGATGTTTGCGGAGATCACGCGCAAGCAGCAGGACGAGGTTATCGATCGCGTCCATGCGTTTTAG
- a CDS encoding acyltransferase, whose product MNRPEVHQAGVRDVEFGQRVKIVEPCNVYGCRIGDDCFVGPFTEVQKGAAIGARTRVQSHAFICEFVTIGEDCFVGHGVMFVNDTFATGGPARGRRELWRKTLIGNRVSIGSNATIMPVEIVDDVVIGAGSVVTKDITSAGTYAGNPARRLLAEK is encoded by the coding sequence GTGAATCGGCCAGAAGTACATCAGGCCGGTGTGCGCGACGTCGAGTTCGGCCAGCGGGTCAAGATTGTTGAACCGTGCAACGTTTACGGTTGTAGGATCGGCGATGACTGTTTTGTCGGTCCGTTCACGGAGGTCCAGAAAGGTGCGGCGATAGGTGCGCGTACGCGGGTGCAATCGCATGCGTTCATTTGCGAGTTCGTCACGATCGGCGAAGATTGCTTCGTCGGTCATGGCGTGATGTTCGTCAACGACACGTTTGCGACCGGCGGGCCGGCCCGTGGCCGAAGAGAACTTTGGCGCAAGACGCTGATCGGCAACCGCGTCTCGATCGGTTCAAATGCTACGATTATGCCAGTCGAGATCGTTGATGACGTCGTGATCGGAGCGGGCTCGGTGGTGACCAAGGACATTACTTCGGCCGGAACCTATGCAGGCAATCCAGCACGACGGCTGTTGGCGGAAAAATAA
- a CDS encoding Gfo/Idh/MocA family protein translates to MIRFGILGCGRISKRHSDLLGGNHVQGASLVAVCDPVRARADVIALKFGVPAHYDIDDFLARRDIDAVAVLTPSGMHPAHVIACAKAGKHVVVEKPMALRLQDADDMIRACDEAGVKLFIVKQNRFNVPVVKAREALEAGRFGRLILGTVRVRWCRDQAYYDQDAWRGTWAYDGGVLTNQASHHVDMLEWFFGDVVSVHARAFTALARIETEDTAVATLKFRNGALGVIEATTAARPTDLEGSLSILGANGTVEIAGFAVNQIRHWRFVDELPSDRDVIEKFSVNPPNVYGFGHYAYYQHVIDCLINQRAALVDGLEGRKSLELISALYESIETGAEVSLRFTPRLSRLGIAS, encoded by the coding sequence ATGATCAGATTTGGTATCCTCGGGTGCGGGCGCATCTCCAAGCGTCATTCCGACCTGTTGGGTGGCAATCACGTGCAGGGAGCCAGCCTCGTCGCGGTGTGTGATCCCGTTCGCGCGCGCGCCGACGTGATCGCGTTGAAATTCGGCGTGCCCGCCCATTACGACATCGACGACTTTCTCGCACGCAGGGACATCGACGCCGTGGCGGTGCTGACGCCGAGCGGAATGCATCCCGCCCATGTTATCGCCTGCGCGAAGGCCGGAAAGCACGTCGTGGTCGAGAAGCCGATGGCCCTGCGGCTTCAGGACGCCGACGACATGATCCGCGCCTGCGACGAAGCCGGAGTGAAGCTCTTCATCGTCAAGCAGAACCGTTTCAACGTTCCGGTGGTCAAAGCGCGCGAGGCGCTGGAGGCTGGCCGGTTTGGCCGCCTCATTCTGGGCACGGTGCGGGTGCGATGGTGCCGCGATCAAGCCTATTATGATCAGGACGCTTGGCGAGGCACTTGGGCCTATGATGGCGGCGTTCTCACCAATCAGGCCAGCCATCACGTCGACATGCTGGAGTGGTTCTTTGGCGACGTCGTGAGCGTCCATGCCCGCGCGTTCACGGCGCTGGCCAGGATCGAAACCGAGGATACGGCGGTCGCGACGCTTAAGTTCCGCAACGGCGCGCTTGGGGTGATCGAGGCAACGACGGCGGCCCGGCCGACCGACCTCGAAGGTTCGCTCTCGATCCTGGGCGCCAACGGTACCGTCGAAATAGCAGGGTTCGCAGTCAACCAGATCAGGCACTGGCGGTTCGTCGATGAACTGCCTTCCGACAGGGATGTGATCGAAAAATTCTCCGTCAATCCGCCGAACGTCTACGGTTTCGGCCACTATGCCTATTACCAGCACGTGATCGATTGCCTCATCAACCAGCGCGCGGCGCTGGTTGATGGGCTTGAGGGTCGCAAAAGCCTAGAATTGATCTCCGCACTCTATGAATCGATCGAGACCGGCGCGGAAGTTTCACTTCGCTTCACCCCACGGTTGAGCCGGTTAGGTATCGCATCGTGA
- a CDS encoding NAD(P)-dependent oxidoreductase — protein sequence MQDRRILVTGGVGYVGRELVHQLVTAGDGEIHVLDSLACGEQRLDFMDRDKFVLHRCDVRDDEAVSAVMKKVAPEIIHHLAAIHFIPTCEAHPGSSNSINVSGTVNLLNAAPPKARFVLASTAAVYRPFSGEHVELDEALGPVDIYGHTKLHAEHFVRYFHDQNRIRGVIVRLFNVVGPGETNPHLVPAIIGQLARGKTSISLGNLFPHRDYIDVQDVARGFRALADHAAFDGGPVISNLGTGVTHAVGDVVRLIAEAAGVKLDILQDPARVRAVDRPMLRASTEKLKQITNWAPAMTLDQSMRRAWNSRVQDGFA from the coding sequence ATGCAGGATCGTCGAATTCTCGTGACCGGAGGAGTTGGATATGTGGGACGCGAACTCGTCCACCAGCTCGTCACGGCGGGAGACGGCGAGATTCACGTCCTCGACAGTCTCGCCTGCGGCGAACAGCGCCTCGACTTCATGGATCGAGACAAGTTCGTGCTGCACCGTTGCGACGTGCGCGACGACGAGGCGGTGTCCGCGGTCATGAAAAAGGTCGCTCCCGAAATCATCCACCATCTGGCTGCGATTCATTTCATTCCGACCTGCGAGGCGCATCCCGGCAGTTCGAACAGCATCAACGTATCGGGCACGGTCAATCTGTTGAATGCGGCGCCGCCGAAGGCCCGGTTTGTTCTCGCCTCCACGGCCGCGGTATATCGTCCCTTCTCCGGCGAGCACGTCGAGCTTGATGAAGCGCTGGGTCCGGTCGATATCTACGGACATACCAAGCTTCACGCCGAGCACTTCGTCCGGTATTTTCACGATCAGAACAGGATTCGCGGCGTCATCGTGCGGCTGTTCAACGTCGTCGGGCCCGGCGAAACCAATCCCCATCTGGTGCCCGCAATCATCGGGCAGCTCGCGCGGGGAAAGACCAGCATTTCGCTCGGCAATCTTTTCCCGCATCGCGACTACATCGACGTGCAGGACGTCGCACGCGGATTCAGGGCCCTGGCGGACCATGCCGCATTTGACGGTGGGCCCGTGATCTCGAACCTGGGAACCGGCGTCACGCACGCGGTGGGCGATGTCGTCCGCCTGATCGCCGAGGCGGCCGGCGTCAAGCTCGACATCCTGCAGGATCCCGCGCGCGTTCGCGCCGTGGACAGGCCGATGCTGCGGGCATCGACCGAGAAGCTCAAGCAGATAACGAACTGGGCGCCGGCAATGACGCTAGATCAAAGTATGCGCCGTGCCTGGAATAGCCGCGTGCAGGACGGCTTTGCATGA
- a CDS encoding glycosyltransferase family 4 protein, with protein MRQPRVAAVAITPPTFKASGGVSAAIQLTREIAGICDATLFVMAENDGTEIEDGLRIVRRKARNILLPIQRFLPRQATTMAWRADLLELLRDGNFDVVHLHNPHPPGALREVAGICAKLKIPYVISTHGFVEFNDFSRGFESPNWQKPLLRWLVRQPVVEVARGAARVLMLSPCEAPILSAMGVPAERLRVVTNGVDPYFSEALPDAERQRLVQRFALPSGKPLMFFVGNHTPNKGIDTLLKALPLMREGAVAVIAGQIRSRDEHLRLLAGCGLTPDDPRLRFTDFITRDELRALYRSVDLFVFPSRADTLPLVVLEAMVSSLPVVSTRVGGIPFEVTPETGLLVEPSDPDALAKALDKACADAAMRARLGAAGRSRAIETFNWKKSAELAVAIYREIIQP; from the coding sequence ATGAGACAGCCTCGTGTCGCGGCGGTCGCGATCACGCCGCCAACGTTCAAGGCAAGCGGCGGGGTGTCGGCGGCAATCCAGCTCACCAGGGAGATCGCTGGGATCTGCGATGCCACGCTGTTCGTCATGGCGGAGAATGACGGGACCGAGATCGAGGATGGGCTTCGCATCGTTCGGCGCAAGGCCAGGAACATCCTGCTGCCGATCCAGCGGTTTCTTCCCCGGCAGGCGACGACGATGGCCTGGCGCGCGGACCTTCTGGAATTGCTGCGCGATGGAAACTTCGACGTCGTCCACCTGCACAATCCGCACCCGCCCGGCGCGCTGCGCGAGGTGGCCGGCATCTGCGCGAAGCTGAAGATTCCATACGTCATTTCGACCCACGGCTTCGTCGAATTCAACGATTTTTCCCGGGGGTTCGAATCGCCAAACTGGCAGAAGCCGTTGCTGCGTTGGCTGGTTCGGCAACCGGTCGTGGAAGTCGCACGAGGCGCCGCCCGCGTATTGATGCTGTCGCCATGCGAGGCGCCGATCCTGTCGGCCATGGGGGTGCCGGCCGAGCGGCTGCGGGTTGTCACCAACGGGGTGGATCCCTATTTTTCGGAAGCACTGCCGGACGCCGAGCGGCAACGCCTGGTGCAGCGCTTTGCGCTGCCGAGCGGCAAGCCTTTGATGTTCTTCGTCGGCAATCATACGCCCAACAAGGGCATCGACACGCTATTAAAGGCCCTGCCGCTGATGCGCGAAGGCGCGGTCGCCGTGATCGCCGGCCAGATCCGCTCCAGGGACGAGCACCTGAGGCTGCTGGCCGGTTGCGGCCTGACGCCGGACGATCCACGCCTGCGATTTACCGATTTCATCACCAGGGATGAACTGCGCGCGCTGTACCGGAGCGTCGACCTGTTCGTGTTTCCGTCGCGAGCAGATACGCTGCCGCTCGTGGTCCTGGAGGCGATGGTGAGCAGCCTGCCCGTGGTTTCGACACGGGTCGGGGGCATTCCCTTTGAAGTTACTCCCGAGACTGGCCTTCTGGTCGAACCGAGCGATCCGGACGCCCTCGCCAAAGCCCTGGATAAGGCCTGCGCGGATGCCGCGATGCGCGCGCGTCTGGGAGCGGCCGGACGATCGCGCGCCATCGAAACCTTCAACTGGAAGAAATCCGCCGAACTCGCCGTCGCGATCTACCGCGAGATCATCCAGCCCTGA
- a CDS encoding class I SAM-dependent methyltransferase: MSADPKLPTWEDAVVWLRNHPDRRQMVMDAFYDDPLTAAAERYHGSPEWHSIAALLRGRSGTALDVGAGRGITSFALAKDGFAVTALEPDPSAIVGAAAIRSLAREASLPINVVEEVSERLPFADASFDVVIARAVLHHTRDLKGACREIHRVLKPGGIFVAAREHVISREADLGRFLDRHPLHHVYGGEHAFLLDEYLTALKGAGFSLDVLTPLRSPINLHPYTLESLRDAIVTLLSRKVPVPGWRLALKSDLIFSALLAGAERFDNRPGRLYSFVGRKATA, encoded by the coding sequence ATGAGCGCTGATCCGAAATTGCCGACGTGGGAAGATGCCGTGGTCTGGCTGCGCAACCACCCGGACCGGCGGCAGATGGTGATGGACGCGTTCTATGATGACCCGCTCACCGCCGCCGCCGAGCGCTACCACGGCTCGCCGGAATGGCACAGCATCGCGGCGCTGTTGCGGGGGCGATCTGGAACCGCCCTCGACGTCGGTGCCGGGCGCGGCATTACGAGCTTCGCGCTGGCGAAGGATGGTTTTGCGGTCACGGCACTCGAGCCGGATCCGAGCGCGATCGTCGGCGCCGCCGCCATCCGCTCGCTGGCACGGGAAGCATCGCTCCCGATCAATGTCGTGGAGGAGGTTTCCGAGCGACTGCCGTTCGCTGATGCGAGCTTCGACGTCGTCATTGCGCGTGCGGTCCTGCATCACACCCGCGACCTCAAAGGCGCCTGTCGCGAAATTCACCGGGTGCTGAAGCCCGGCGGGATATTTGTCGCCGCGCGAGAGCACGTGATCAGCAGGGAAGCCGATCTCGGGAGGTTCCTGGATCGCCACCCCCTGCATCATGTCTACGGCGGCGAGCATGCGTTTCTGCTCGACGAGTATTTGACCGCGCTGAAGGGCGCCGGCTTTTCGCTGGACGTTCTGACGCCGCTGCGCAGCCCGATCAATCTGCACCCTTATACGTTGGAAAGCTTGCGCGACGCCATCGTGACGTTGTTGTCGCGCAAGGTTCCTGTGCCGGGATGGCGGCTCGCCCTGAAATCCGATCTGATATTCTCGGCGCTGCTTGCTGGCGCTGAACGCTTCGACAACCGTCCCGGACGGCTCTATTCATTCGTTGGTCGCAAGGCCACAGCCTAA
- a CDS encoding DapH/DapD/GlmU-related protein — translation MNIHYLIQRLIGRATCVMHEDAVLAWSARIRNIRGESRAIVVGRHTRIRGELLTFAHGGEITIGEWCYVGEGTRIWSAASIAIGDRVLISHAANIFDSLTHPIRAADRHEQTREIYQSGHPRQISLGESPVRICDDAWIGAGAFVLRGVVVGEGAVVAAGAVVTKDVPPYTIVAGNPAVVVRELTADER, via the coding sequence ATGAACATCCACTACCTGATCCAGCGTCTCATTGGCCGCGCTACCTGCGTTATGCACGAGGATGCGGTTCTGGCCTGGTCGGCCAGAATCAGGAACATCCGGGGTGAAAGCCGTGCGATCGTGGTCGGCCGCCACACCCGCATTCGGGGTGAACTGCTGACGTTCGCCCACGGCGGCGAAATCACGATCGGCGAATGGTGCTATGTCGGCGAAGGGACGCGAATCTGGTCGGCGGCCTCGATCGCGATTGGCGACCGGGTTCTAATTTCGCACGCCGCCAATATTTTCGACAGTCTGACGCATCCGATCCGGGCCGCGGACCGTCACGAGCAGACCAGGGAGATCTATCAAAGCGGACATCCGCGCCAGATCTCCCTGGGCGAAAGTCCGGTCAGGATTTGCGACGACGCCTGGATCGGTGCGGGAGCGTTTGTGCTGCGCGGCGTGGTCGTTGGCGAAGGGGCCGTCGTGGCCGCCGGCGCCGTGGTCACCAAGGACGTGCCGCCATATACGATCGTGGCCGGGAACCCCGCGGTTGTCGTCAGGGAATTGACAGCCGATGAGCGCTGA
- a CDS encoding methyltransferase domain-containing protein: MRTDELIYRFKWLLDNAAAPVFKMRRQPFSPGYQAARVELITSAIDQGLLRGEQTLPAGYGIAMDERVVEYPWVFARLGDVGKMLDAGSTFNHDFLLRRPPLKGADLTIMTLAPEKRCYWHDGYSYVFGDLRKTMFADRTFDTVVSISTIEHIGLDNAMLYTGKSADAENDEGGFVPAVQEFKRILKPGGNCFISVPFGKRDNLGWYQVFDLAKVNRIVEAFAPASHRIDYFGYRRDGWTRASADELANATVYDVHSGKGWGEDRAASSRAIACLQLTA; encoded by the coding sequence ATGCGCACTGACGAACTGATCTATCGATTCAAATGGTTGCTCGACAATGCCGCCGCGCCGGTATTCAAAATGCGCCGTCAGCCTTTCAGCCCGGGATATCAGGCCGCACGGGTAGAGCTCATCACCTCCGCGATCGATCAGGGCCTGCTTCGTGGCGAGCAGACTCTGCCGGCGGGCTACGGGATCGCCATGGACGAACGTGTCGTGGAATACCCATGGGTGTTCGCAAGATTGGGCGATGTCGGCAAAATGCTGGATGCGGGATCCACGTTCAACCACGATTTCCTGCTGCGACGGCCGCCGCTCAAAGGCGCCGATCTCACCATCATGACGCTAGCGCCCGAGAAGCGCTGCTATTGGCACGATGGCTATTCCTACGTGTTCGGCGACCTCAGAAAGACCATGTTTGCCGACCGGACCTTCGATACCGTCGTCAGCATTTCGACCATCGAGCACATCGGTCTGGACAATGCGATGCTCTACACCGGAAAATCCGCCGACGCCGAGAATGACGAGGGCGGCTTTGTTCCCGCTGTGCAGGAATTCAAGCGGATTCTTAAACCGGGCGGAAACTGCTTCATTTCGGTTCCGTTCGGCAAGCGCGATAATCTCGGCTGGTATCAGGTGTTCGATCTCGCCAAGGTGAACAGGATCGTCGAGGCGTTCGCTCCCGCATCCCACCGGATCGACTATTTCGGCTACCGCAGGGATGGATGGACGAGGGCGTCGGCGGACGAACTCGCGAACGCGACCGTCTACGACGTCCATTCCGGAAAGGGATGGGGCGAGGACCGGGCCGCATCTTCCCGCGCGATCGCGTGCCTGCAGTTGACGGCATGA
- a CDS encoding glycosyltransferase: MRLFQNSGIYPSYLHHLNRLAARATSFDERRRVFLSDRFGALHFLQPVLGGEPDAFFTNGDDEVLQKYWAHENGMAAASSLEQILLAQIEHHGTEVFYNLDPVRYPSRFVGSLPGCVKKTICWRAAPSGGADLSAYDLLVCNFPSILADWKAKGCRVQTFFPAIDPVMDEYGADERPIDILFVGGYSRHHATRAKILERIAGLGASRQVVYCLDASRLTRLAESPFGRLLPLRKHRRPAAVSHLARPPVFGRQLYELIGRSKIVLNGAIDMAGRDRGNMRCFEAMGCGALLVSDAGSYPPGMEPDVTIKVYDSAVHAVELVEACLDQAAERAAMAAEGRRQVSQLYSKSLQWNGFIDLVAQA, from the coding sequence ATGCGCCTGTTCCAGAATAGCGGGATCTATCCCTCCTATTTGCATCATCTGAATCGTCTGGCAGCGCGCGCGACCTCCTTCGACGAGCGGCGCCGGGTCTTCCTGAGCGACCGGTTCGGTGCGCTGCATTTTCTGCAGCCGGTGCTTGGTGGCGAGCCAGATGCGTTCTTCACCAACGGAGATGACGAGGTTCTCCAGAAATACTGGGCGCACGAGAATGGCATGGCGGCGGCAAGCTCGCTCGAGCAGATCCTGCTGGCGCAGATCGAGCACCACGGAACGGAAGTATTCTACAATCTCGATCCGGTTCGATATCCGAGCCGCTTCGTCGGCAGTTTGCCGGGATGTGTGAAGAAGACAATCTGCTGGCGCGCCGCACCTTCCGGAGGCGCCGACCTCTCGGCATACGATCTGCTGGTGTGCAACTTTCCGTCGATATTGGCGGACTGGAAGGCCAAGGGATGCCGCGTCCAAACCTTCTTTCCGGCGATCGATCCGGTGATGGACGAGTATGGTGCCGACGAACGGCCGATCGATATTCTCTTTGTCGGCGGATATTCCCGTCATCATGCCACGCGCGCGAAGATCCTCGAGCGGATCGCCGGTCTTGGGGCGTCGCGGCAAGTCGTCTATTGCCTCGATGCTTCTCGTCTGACGCGCCTTGCGGAGAGCCCCTTCGGCCGTCTCTTGCCGCTCCGAAAACACCGCCGACCGGCCGCTGTTTCCCACCTGGCGCGGCCGCCGGTTTTCGGACGACAGCTCTATGAATTGATCGGACGATCGAAGATCGTGCTCAACGGCGCCATCGACATGGCGGGCAGGGACCGTGGCAACATGCGCTGCTTTGAGGCGATGGGCTGCGGGGCGCTGCTGGTATCCGACGCCGGCAGTTACCCACCGGGCATGGAACCTGATGTGACCATCAAGGTCTATGACTCCGCGGTCCATGCCGTGGAGCTTGTCGAAGCTTGCCTCGATCAAGCGGCAGAGCGGGCGGCGATGGCGGCCGAGGGACGGCGCCAAGTCTCCCAATTGTATTCCAAGTCATTGCAATGGAACGGATTTATCGATCTCGTCGCGCAGGCTTAG